AAAGAGGTAGAGGAAAGAAGATGCAGTTTCCTCCAGTCAAAGAAAAAGCAGTGGAATATGATATCCCAGTATATCAGCCACAGAGAGCCAGAGATGAGGAATTCATTGAAGAGTTAAAAAACCTCAACCCAGATGTGATCGTTGTTGTTGCTTATGGACAGATCTTACCAGAAAGTATCTTAAATATTCCAAAGTATGGATGTATCAATGTTCATGGATCACTCCTTCCAAAATACAGAGGAGCAGCACCGATCCAATGGGCAGTCCTTGATGGAGAAGAAAAGACAGGAATCACAACCATGTATATGGAAAAAGGATTAGATACCGGAGATATGATCGATAAAGCAGAAGTTGTTTTAGATAAGAAAGAAACAGCTGGTTCTCTGCATGATAAATTGATGGTACTAGGAGCAGATTTATTATTAGAAACATTAAAGAAATTAGAAGATGGAACAGCCGTCAGAGAAAAACAAAATGATGAAGAAAGCTGTTATGCAAAAATGTTAAGTAAAGATATGGGACAGATTGATTTCACAAAATCAGCAAGAGAAATCGAATGTCTGATCCGTGGAATGAATCCATGGCCAAGTGCTTATACATCCTTAGATGGAAAGACAATGAAAGTCTGGGAAGCAGATGTGCTTGATGCACAGAGTAAAGAAGAACCAGGAACGATCGTAGAAGTCAACAAAAAAGAAATCATCGTAGCAACAGGAAGCAATGATCTTGCACTTCATGAGATTCAGCTGGCAGGAAAGAAACGTATGCAGGTACAGGCATTTTTACTTGGATATCAAGTAGAAGCCGGAACAAAATTAGGAGAATGATACGATGCAAAATCCGAGAGAATGTGCATTGGATGTACTGATCAAAGTAGATAAAAAAGAAGAATTATCACACATCGCAATTTCAAATGTATTAGAAAAATACCAGTTTTCTGAAAAAAGAGACCGCGCATTTTTTACAAGACTGGTGGAAGGAACTTTAGAGCGTCAGATCACGATCGACTATGTTGCAGATCAGTTCTCAAAGACGAAGATCAGAAAATGTAAACCACTGATCCGTGCATTGCTTCGTATGGGAATCTATCAGATTCTTTATATGGATCAGGTTCCAGATTCTGCTGCATGTAATGAGGCAGTGAAACTTGCAAAGAAACGAGGATTTTCTCGATTATCAGGTTTTGTGAACGGTGTACTTCGTAATATTTCAAGGAAGAAAGATGAGATCCAATATCCATCAAGAGAGAAGAATCTTGAGACATATTTATCAGTTGCTTATTCTATTCCAGAATGGATCATAAAATTCTTTCAGAAGACATATGATAACGAAACAGTAGAGAAGATCATAGCTTCTTATCTGGAAGAGAGAAAAACAACATTATGTTGTCTGATCTCCAAGGGTGGGAAAGAAGCTGTCAGAAAAGAACTGGAAGCAGAAGGCGTTACAGTAGAAGATGGAAGTTTGATCGAAAATGCAGTGCAGATCTCAGATTATGATTTTTTGTATCGTTTGAAAGCATTTCGTGAAGGAAGTTGTTATGTACAGGATGAAAGTTCTATGTTGTGTGCCAAACTTGCCAGTGTCCAGAAAGAGCAGTTTGTGATGGATCTTTGCAGTGCACCAGGTGGTAAGTCCTTATATGTTGCAGATCAGCTGAAGGGAAGCGGGCGAGTGTTATCAAGGGATCTTACGGAATATAAGACAGATCTGATCGAAGATAACATTGATCGTGTTGGATTTACGAATATGGAATCCGAAGTATTTGATGCGAGAGTGTTGGATGAAGAACATATTGAAGCTGCGGATATTGTGATCGCAGATGTACCATGTTCAGGACTTGGGATCATGGGAAAGAAAAATGATATTAAATACCACATTTCAGAAGAAGGCATGAAGGATCTTGTGAAGTTGCAGCGAGAGATTCTTGCAAATGCAGTGCAATATGTCAAGCATGGAGGTACATTGATCTATAGTACCTGCACGATCAATCCAGCAGAGAATGAAGAAAATTTCCGATGGATTCTTGATCACTTTGATTTTGAAGCAGTTGATATTACAAAAGAACTGCCAAAGGATCTAAAGATTGAAACTGCCCAAGAAGGATTTATTCAGTTGTTGCCAGGAATACATCCATGTGATGGATTCTTTATTGGTAAATTAAGGAGAAAATAAAGTTATGGATTTAAAATCAATGACACTTCAGGAGATGCAGGAATATATGGAATCCATTGGTGAGAAGAAATTCCGTGCAAAACAGATTTATGAATGGTTTCACAAACATCTTGCTCTGTCTCTTGATGAGATGAATAATGTACCAAAAAAATTAAAAGAAAAGATCGAACAGACGCAGGAGATTTATGGTGTAAAACCTGTAGACTGCTTTATTTCAAAAATCGATGGTACAAGAAAATACTTATTTGAGTTATATGATGGGAATATTATCGAAAGTGTTTTGATGAAGTATAAACATGGAAATTCTGTTTGTATTTCATCTCAGGCAGGGTGCCGTATGGGATGTAAGTTTTGTGCATCTACGCTTGGAGGATTAGATCGTAATCTAACGCCATCTGAAATGCTTTCACAGATTTATTATATTCAAAGAGATACAGAAGAAAGAGTATCCAATGTTGTCATGATGGGAACAGGGGAACCGATGGATAATTATGATAACGTATTGAGATTTTTAGAACTGATCACATCAGAGGATGGATTAAATATCAGTCAGAGAAATATTACGATCTCAACGTGCGGGATCGTGCCAAAGATCAAAGAACTTGCTCAGAAACATTTACAGATCACATTGGCCATTTCTCTTCACTCACCAAATGATGAGATGAGAAGAGGACTGATGCCGATCGCAATGAAATATTCAATCGATGAGCTGCTAGATGCATGTCATTATTATTTTAAAGAGACAAACCGTAGGATGACATTTGAATACAGCCTTGTGGCAGGGGTTAATGACCAGCCAGTTCATGCAGAAGAATTAGCAGGCAGATTGAAAGGGTTTCCATGTCATGTAAACCTGATTCCAGTTAATCCGATCAAAGAGCGTGATTTTAAGCAATCTATGCCGAAATCCGTTATGGAATTTAAAAAGATACTTGAAAAAAATCGTGTAAATGTTACCATAAGAAGAGAAATGGGCGCAGATATCAATGCGGCCTGTGGACAGCTTAGAAGAAAAAAACTGCAGTCAAGATTGTAAAGGAGAACGATATGCGATCCGTAGGGGCTTCACATATAGGCAAGGTAAGGACAGAGAATCAGGATAGGATTTTCTTTCATGACCAGCCTGTTGGGAACTTAAAAAATCTTTATATCGTGGCAGATGGAATGGGAGGACACCGTGCCGGTGGGCATGCCTCCTCTTTTGCAGTGGAACGATTTGTACAGCTGATCGAGGAATCGAAACAGACCGATCCGATCGAATTAATGAAATCATCCATTGCATCTGTGAATCAGGAAATGATCGCAGAAAGCCAGAGTAATGAAGAATATAGGGGAATGGGAACAACATTCGTTGCAGCAACCATCTCTGATGGCAAAGTAACGGTTATGAATATTGGTGATAGTAGATTATATTATGGAAATCAAGAATTAACACAGATTACAGTGGATCATTCTTATGTGGAAGAACTGATTCATGCAGGAATCATGGAAAGAGAGGAAGGAAGATTCCATCCAAAGAAGAATGTCATCACAAGAGCACTAGGTACCGTAATGGCGACACCAGATTTCTTTGAGTTTGATGCCAAAGATGGATATTTGCTTTTGTGCAGTGATGGACTTTCCAATATGATATCCGACGAAGAATTGAAGGAACTTCTTCTTGAGCACAGTCAGATTGCCAATAAGGTCAACCAGATGATCACCCGTGCGAACGAGTACGGAGGAAAAGACAATATTTCATTGGTAATTGTGGATTTAAAGAGATGAGGTGAATGATAGATGTTAGAGATTGGCACGATGCTGTCAGGCCGTTATGAAGTGCTAAAGCGCGTTGGAAGCGGTGGAATGGCAGACGTTTATATGGCGAAAGACCATAAATTAAACCGGAACGTCGCAGTGAAGGTTTTAAAAAGTGAATACGTAGAAGATGAGAAATTTTTAAAGAAATTCGAGACAGAGGCACAGGCAGTTGCAAGGCTGTCTCATCCTAATATCGTGAATGTATACGATGTTGGAATTGAAGATGGGATCAATTATATTGTTATGGAGCTTGCAGAAGGGATGACTCTGAAAGAATATATCCGAAGAAAAGGGTATTTATCTCCGAAGGAGACGGTAGAGATTTCCCTGCAGATCGCGTCAGCGATCTCACATGCCCATAAGAATCATATTATTCATAGAGATATTAAACCACAGAATATTTTAGTTTCAGAGATTGGGAATGTAAAGGTCACAGACTTTGGAATTGCGAAGGCAACAAGTAGCAATACCGTTACATCAACAGCAACAGCGATGGGATCTGTGCATTACATTTCTCCAGAACAAGCAAAAGGAAGATTCTGTGATGAAAAAAGTGATATTTATTCTTTAGGTATCACGATGTATGAGATGGTAACAGGACATGTGCCATTTGATCATGAAAATGGTGTAACGATCGCATTGATGCATCTGCAGAATGAGATCACACCGCCAAGTCAGGTCAGAGATGGAATTCCAGACAGTTTAGAGAAGATCATTTTAAAATGTACAATGAAGAAGCCAGAAGACCGCTATCAGACAGCAGATGAATTGATCGCAGATCTGAAACTCGTGTTTGAAGATACTTCTGGTGAATATGTGGGAATTGTTCCAACGATTGATGATTCTCCAACGATCATGATCGATCAGAACGAACTGACACAGAGAATCCAGACAAATGATGACACACAGCCTGTGGAAGATTCAGATAGCAATGCATATCTGGAAGAGGATGATGAGGAAGAAGAAACAGGAATGAACTCAAAGATCGAGAAACTTGTCATTGTTCTTGCAGCAGTGGTAGGTGCGATCATTTTGATTTCTATTGTCGTATTTGTTGTCAAAAGTTCTGGATTATTCAAATCAGGAAAATCAACAACACAAAGTACGATCGCAGCAACAACAGAAGCCAAACATCACAATACTACAGAAAAATATACAGTTGATAATTATATCGGATTGTCTTTAGAAGCAGCTAGAGAGGCGATTGATAACAAGTTCAAGATCAACGTGACAGAAGAATATTCCGATACGTATGCAAAAGGACTGGTCATGCAGCAAGATCCAGAAAGCGATACGGAATTAGAAGAAGGAAAAACGATCAAGTTAGTTGTGAGCAAAGGACAGAAGATTGAAGATAAAGTTTCAGTACCTGATGTGCGAAGTAAGACAAAGTCTGGTGCACAGAGTGAATTAAAAGCAGCAGGACTCAAAGTCTCAATAAAAGAAGCTTACAGTGATGATGTTGCGAAAGGAGAAGTTATCTCTCAGACTCCATCACATGGAAGTAAAGTTTCGAAAAATACAACTGTTGTGATCACAGTCAGCAAAGGCAAGAAGGAAGATCAGACGGTCAGCGTTCCAAATCTTCGTTATTACACGGAATCTGAAGCAAGTCAGAAACTGCAAAGAGTCGGATTATCATTGGGAAGTGTTTTAACAGAATATAGTGACAGTGTGGAAAAAGGACTTGTCATTCGTCAGAGGATCAGTTCTGGAAGCAAGGTTAAGAAGGGAACAGCCGTTGGGATCTATGTCAGTCTTGGACCTCGTCAGACAGCGACAACAGCGGATGAAGAATCAACAACAACAGATGAAGAATAAAGGAAAAGCAGGTGCAGGAGATATTTCATGCAAGGAAAGATCATAAAAGGAATCGCAGGATTTTATTACGTACAGACAGAAGATAAATTATATGAATGTAAGGCAAAGGGAATCTTCCGAAACAAGAAGATGAAACCGTTAGTCGGAGATAATGTAGAAATCGATATTTTAGATGAGACAGAGCAGGAAGGAAATATTACAAAGATCTATGAGAGACATAACGAGCTGATCCGTCCGGCTGTGTCAAATGTAGATCAGGCACTGATCATATTTGCAGCAAAGAATCCAAAGCCAAATTATAATCTGTTAGATCGTTTTCTGATGATGATGGAGAAACAGGATGTTCCTGTGATCGTCTGCTTTAACAAGGTAGATCTTGCAAAAGAAAAAGAACTGAAATTATTAGAGAAAGTCTACGAAAACTGTGGACATATCGTTCGTTTTATCAGCGTTAAGGAAGAAGAAGGAATTGACGAGATCAGGGAACTGATCCACGGTAAGACGACGGTTCTTGCTGGACCATCGGGGGTCGGAAAATCATCTTTGATGAACCTTCTGCAGCCAGAGGCACAGATGGAAACAGGGGAAGTCAGTGAGAAGATCAAGCGAGGGCGTCATACAACAAGACATTCAGAGCTGATACGTATCGAGAAAGATACGTATGTCCTAGACACCCCAGGGTTTAGTTCTTTATTCATTCATATGTTTGAAGAAGATGAGATCAAAGACTATTTTCAGGAATTCGCACCATATGAAGATGAATGCCGATTCCAGGGATGCAGTCATACACATGAACCAGACTGTGGAGTGAAAAAGGCATTGGAAGAAGGAAAGATCTCAAAGATCCGTTATGATAATTATGTAAATATTTATACAGAACTAAAAGAAAAGAGAAAATGGTAATGCGAGTATTGATTTTAACAGGCGGAACAGTCGAAGAAAATTTCGCGAAAGACTATATCAGTAAATGGAACCCAGATCAGGTTATTACAGCTGATAAAGGACTGCTTTATGCTAAGAGACTGAATATAAAACCAGATATTATTTTAGGTGATTTTGACAGTTGCAATAAGGATATAATGCAAGAATTTTCAACAGACAAGAAGATTATCGTACCATGTGAAAAAGACGATACTGATACAGGACTTGCAATACAAAAAGCAATTGAGACAGGTGCAGATGAAATCCTTATGATAGGTGGAACTGGAACAAGACTCGATCATGTTATGGGCAATTTCGGACAGTTGTTTTACGCACACAGCAAAGGTGTGAAGGCAGAACTTGTTGATGCAAACAATCGTATCAGGGTTTTAAATCATGAAGATACAATATCAAAGAAAGACCAGTTTGGTAAATATGTATCCTTGATACCAATATATGAGGCACGAGGTGTCACACTAACAGGATTTAAATATCCATTAAAAGACCATACATTAGTGTTTGAGCAATCGCTCGCGATTAGTAATGAATTAGAAGCAGAAGAAGGAATCATTTCATTTAGTGAAGGAAAACTGCTTCTGATAGAAAGTAGAGATTGAGGTTATACAAGATGAAGAAAGAAAAAGTAACAACAAACAAAGTAACAAGTAAGCTTGAAAAGGTTCTCTGGGCTGTTCTGATCCTGATGTTTATCGTATCATTGATCGGAATGTTTTTAGGACAATATATGGATGGTAACGTATTCTATAAAATGTGTGTGATCATGACAGTATTAGCTGCCGCCATTTTATCAGCAGAACGTTTTTATTTTGGAAAAGAAATGGGAAGAGATATGCCAGAAGCATTTAAGATCGGTTACTGGCTGATCATCGCATGGGCAGTGATCTTACTGATCCACGCAGCAGGACTGGCATTTTTACCATTTTTAATGGAACTTGAATACAGAGTATTATGGGTAGTGGTTCCAACGGTCAGCTTATTATGGATGACAAGATATATCTTCGGAGACAACCTAGACTGGGATAAGACAGACAAGAAGGGTTGGAAAGAAGGAAGAATGAACTACTCTCAGAAGAGCAATAAGAAGAATATCGGGAGATAGAACATGAATTACAAACAGGCAAAGATCGCTGATTCAGCAAAAGTAGCAAAAGAAACTGTTTTAGTTGGGAATATTACTATAGGAGAAGAATCTACGGTACTGTTCTTTACAGCAATGCGCTGTGAAGGAGAAGAGTCCATTGTGATCGGAAATCAGAGTAATATACAGGAAAATTGTACGATCCATGTAGATGAAGGGAATAGTGTAAAAATCGGCGATGGAGTGACAGTTGGACATAACAGCGTGATCCATGGATGCCAGATCGGAGATAATTCCATGATCGGGATGGGATCTGTTGTTATGAATGGAGCAAAGATCGGTAATCACTGCTTGATCGGGGCAGGAAGTCTTGTAACACAAAATACAGTGATCCCAGATAGATCTTTAGTTATGGGAAGTCCCGCAAGAGTCAAGCGTACATTGACAGAGGACGAGATCAAATATCTTGAGGGAAGCAGAGAAGAATATGTAGAAGTAGGAAAGCTGCTTCGAGAAGATGGGATACTTTAAGAATCAGTTAGAAATGGAAGGTATGGAATGAAACCTGGAATAAAAGATGTGGCAAAAGTAGCGGGAGTTTCTCCCACAACAGTATCCAGGGTATTAAATAACCGAGGATACATCAGCGAAGAAACAAGAAAAAAAGTATATGATGCTATGGAAGAGATCAATTATTATCCAAATGAGATTGCCAGAGCGTTGTTAAATAACAGAACGTATTTTGTCGGGGTTATCGTTCCTACTGTAACATCACCATTTCATGGAGAAGTTGTAGAACAGATAGAATATTATTTATCACAGAAAAATTATAAGATGCTTCTGTGTAACAGCAAAAATCAGATGGATACAGAGAAAGCCTATATTGATATGCTAAGACGCAATCAGGTAGATGGAATGATCGTTGGAACACATAACGCAGTCGTAGAGACATACTCCAAGTTAAAGATGCCAGTCGTAGGAATTGACCGTTATCTTGGAGAACATATTCCAGTCGTTTCATGTGATAACTATGCAGCAGGGCAGATGGCAACCAGACATTTGATCGATAAAGGATGTCAGCACATTTTATGTATCCGAGGAAACAGTAAATTAAAGATGCCAGGTAACAATCGAAGTCAGGCTTATATTCAAGAGATGGAGAAAGTAGGGCTTCCTCAGATGATTTTAGAAGTACCGTTCATCATGGAGAATGTGGAGAAGCAAAAACTTATTTATGATATGTTAAATGCACACCCTGAGATTGACGGTATTTTTGCAGGAGATGATTCGCTTGCAGTGATCGCACTTCATGTCGCAAGGCAAAAAGGAATCAATATTCCGAAAGATCTAAAGATCATCGGAGTAGATGGAACAAAGCAGATTTTAGGATTTGTTCCAGAACTGACAACGATCCAGCAGCCAGTTAAACAGATTGCAAAGGTAGCGGTGGATAAGCTGATCGATCTGATTGAAGGAAAAACAGCAGAAAGCTGTATGGATCTTCCAGTAAAATTACTGGAAGGACAGACAACATAACAGAGAATAAAAAAGGAAGAGAAAATACTACTCTTCCTTTTTTGATGCCTAAAAATATGCTAGAACGTACAAAATAAGATAAGTTTTATGCAAAACTACCAAAAATCCCCCAAATATTTTGTGCAAAAATTAATATGGTAACGATTGACATATGAAAACGATTGACATATAATAAAGCCATAGAAAGCAACAAGGTAAATCAAAGAAAGGATTAAATTATGTATCAGTTATATTATCAGCCAGAAGGTATTTGGGTAGGAGATATTATGCCTTATGGAAAAGAAGGTCAGTTTTATGTATATCATCAGAGAGATACAAGAAATCCAGGACCTTTTGGAGAACCATTCGGTTGGGCATTAGCAACAACAAAAGATTTTGTAGATTACAAAGACTATGGAGAAAGCTTAAAGCGTGGAACGGATGAAGAAGCAGATCAGTTCATCTATGCAGGAAGTGTTTTTGAAACAGAGGCAGGATTTCATGCATTTTATACAGGATATAATAGAGAATTCTTAAAGGCAGGAAAGACATCACAGACATTGCTTCACGCTACAAGCAAAGATGGGATCACATGGGAGAAATCGAAAGAAGCATTAGAGATTCCTCCACAGGAAGGATATGATAAGAGAAACTGGAGAGATCCATTTGTCCTATGGGATGAGGAAAGAGAAGAATATCTGTTGATCCTTGGAGCAAGAAAGGGAGAAGATAAGAGAAAACAGACAGGACGTCTCGTACATTTCACATCAAAAGATTTAAAGAAATGGGAATTTAAAGGAGATTTCTGGGCACCAGGAATCTACACAATGTTTGAGATGCCAGAGATCTTTAAGATGGGAGACTGGTGGTATCTTGTATTCTCAGAATACAGTGAGGGTAATAAAATCCATTACAGAAGAAGCAAGAACCTATACGGGCCTTGGGAAGCACCATTTGATGATGCATTTGACGGTAGAGCATACTATGCAGGACGTACAGCATTTGATGGAGAACGAAGAGTACTTTTTGGATGGGTGCCAACAAGAATCGATAACGATGACAAGAACGCATACTTGTGGGGAGGAACTTTCGTGCCACACGAAGTATTCCAGAAAGAAGATGGAACACTTGGGGTAAAACCGGTAGACCAGATGATGGAAGCATTCGATGGTTGGAAAGATTTATTTAACCCTTGTATGAAAACGATTGACACAAAAGAAGAAACACTTCTTTGTGAAGATACAGGAAGCATCGCAGCATTCAAAACCACTGTAAAATTTGAAGAAGGAACGAAAGAATTTTCTATCAGATTTTACAAAGATGAAGAAACAGAAGTTTCATATGAATACAGATTCTTTGTGGAAGAAAATAAAGTTGTCTTTAACAAATGTCCAAATTATCCATGGTATCAGTGCTTTAACATTGGACTTGAGCGTCCGATCAAATTGGAAGCAGACAAAGAATATGAAATCTGTCTGATCATAGACCAGGATATTTCAACATTATATATTAATGGAACGGCATTAAATGCAAGATTATGTGATCATCCAGGAAATGGATTGGCACTGACAGTGACAGATGGTACACTAGAAGCAAAAAACACAAAAATAGCAACAAAAATAAACAAATAAAAAGAGAGAAATAAAGGAGACAAGTATAGATGGATTACAAAAAAATATCACAAGATGTGGTAGATCACGTTGGTGGGATCAGTAACATCAAAGGTGCGACACATTGTGTGACAAGACTTCGCCTGATTTTAAATGATGAAACAAAATATGACCGTAAAGCATTAGAGAATATCGAAGGTGTTAAAGGTGTCTTATTTAATAGTGGGCAGCTGATGATCATTTTCGGAACAGGAACAGTTAACAATGTCTATGATGCATTTATTGAATTAACAGGTGTCAAAGAAATGTCTCAGTCTGATGCCAAGGCAGAAGGAATGAGCAAGATGGGAAAATTACAGCAGGGATTCAAAGT
The sequence above is drawn from the Anaerostipes hadrus ATCC 29173 = JCM 17467 genome and encodes:
- a CDS encoding family 43 glycosylhydrolase, with the protein product MYQLYYQPEGIWVGDIMPYGKEGQFYVYHQRDTRNPGPFGEPFGWALATTKDFVDYKDYGESLKRGTDEEADQFIYAGSVFETEAGFHAFYTGYNREFLKAGKTSQTLLHATSKDGITWEKSKEALEIPPQEGYDKRNWRDPFVLWDEEREEYLLILGARKGEDKRKQTGRLVHFTSKDLKKWEFKGDFWAPGIYTMFEMPEIFKMGDWWYLVFSEYSEGNKIHYRRSKNLYGPWEAPFDDAFDGRAYYAGRTAFDGERRVLFGWVPTRIDNDDKNAYLWGGTFVPHEVFQKEDGTLGVKPVDQMMEAFDGWKDLFNPCMKTIDTKEETLLCEDTGSIAAFKTTVKFEEGTKEFSIRFYKDEETEVSYEYRFFVEENKVVFNKCPNYPWYQCFNIGLERPIKLEADKEYEICLIIDQDISTLYINGTALNARLCDHPGNGLALTVTDGTLEAKNTKIATKINK
- the rsgA gene encoding ribosome small subunit-dependent GTPase A is translated as MQGKIIKGIAGFYYVQTEDKLYECKAKGIFRNKKMKPLVGDNVEIDILDETEQEGNITKIYERHNELIRPAVSNVDQALIIFAAKNPKPNYNLLDRFLMMMEKQDVPVIVCFNKVDLAKEKELKLLEKVYENCGHIVRFISVKEEEGIDEIRELIHGKTTVLAGPSGVGKSSLMNLLQPEAQMETGEVSEKIKRGRHTTRHSELIRIEKDTYVLDTPGFSSLFIHMFEEDEIKDYFQEFAPYEDECRFQGCSHTHEPDCGVKKALEEGKISKIRYDNYVNIYTELKEKRKW
- the pknB gene encoding Stk1 family PASTA domain-containing Ser/Thr kinase, producing MLEIGTMLSGRYEVLKRVGSGGMADVYMAKDHKLNRNVAVKVLKSEYVEDEKFLKKFETEAQAVARLSHPNIVNVYDVGIEDGINYIVMELAEGMTLKEYIRRKGYLSPKETVEISLQIASAISHAHKNHIIHRDIKPQNILVSEIGNVKVTDFGIAKATSSNTVTSTATAMGSVHYISPEQAKGRFCDEKSDIYSLGITMYEMVTGHVPFDHENGVTIALMHLQNEITPPSQVRDGIPDSLEKIILKCTMKKPEDRYQTADELIADLKLVFEDTSGEYVGIVPTIDDSPTIMIDQNELTQRIQTNDDTQPVEDSDSNAYLEEDDEEEETGMNSKIEKLVIVLAAVVGAIILISIVVFVVKSSGLFKSGKSTTQSTIAATTEAKHHNTTEKYTVDNYIGLSLEAAREAIDNKFKINVTEEYSDTYAKGLVMQQDPESDTELEEGKTIKLVVSKGQKIEDKVSVPDVRSKTKSGAQSELKAAGLKVSIKEAYSDDVAKGEVISQTPSHGSKVSKNTTVVITVSKGKKEDQTVSVPNLRYYTESEASQKLQRVGLSLGSVLTEYSDSVEKGLVIRQRISSGSKVKKGTAVGIYVSLGPRQTATTADEESTTTDEE
- the fmt gene encoding methionyl-tRNA formyltransferase, whose protein sequence is MKAVFMGTPEFAVPTLQALIDHHEVLAVVTQPDKQRGRGKKMQFPPVKEKAVEYDIPVYQPQRARDEEFIEELKNLNPDVIVVVAYGQILPESILNIPKYGCINVHGSLLPKYRGAAPIQWAVLDGEEKTGITTMYMEKGLDTGDMIDKAEVVLDKKETAGSLHDKLMVLGADLLLETLKKLEDGTAVREKQNDEESCYAKMLSKDMGQIDFTKSAREIECLIRGMNPWPSAYTSLDGKTMKVWEADVLDAQSKEEPGTIVEVNKKEIIVATGSNDLALHEIQLAGKKRMQVQAFLLGYQVEAGTKLGE
- a CDS encoding LacI family DNA-binding transcriptional regulator codes for the protein MKPGIKDVAKVAGVSPTTVSRVLNNRGYISEETRKKVYDAMEEINYYPNEIARALLNNRTYFVGVIVPTVTSPFHGEVVEQIEYYLSQKNYKMLLCNSKNQMDTEKAYIDMLRRNQVDGMIVGTHNAVVETYSKLKMPVVGIDRYLGEHIPVVSCDNYAAGQMATRHLIDKGCQHILCIRGNSKLKMPGNNRSQAYIQEMEKVGLPQMILEVPFIMENVEKQKLIYDMLNAHPEIDGIFAGDDSLAVIALHVARQKGINIPKDLKIIGVDGTKQILGFVPELTTIQQPVKQIAKVAVDKLIDLIEGKTAESCMDLPVKLLEGQTT
- a CDS encoding gamma carbonic anhydrase family protein translates to MNYKQAKIADSAKVAKETVLVGNITIGEESTVLFFTAMRCEGEESIVIGNQSNIQENCTIHVDEGNSVKIGDGVTVGHNSVIHGCQIGDNSMIGMGSVVMNGAKIGNHCLIGAGSLVTQNTVIPDRSLVMGSPARVKRTLTEDEIKYLEGSREEYVEVGKLLREDGIL
- a CDS encoding Stp1/IreP family PP2C-type Ser/Thr phosphatase encodes the protein MRSVGASHIGKVRTENQDRIFFHDQPVGNLKNLYIVADGMGGHRAGGHASSFAVERFVQLIEESKQTDPIELMKSSIASVNQEMIAESQSNEEYRGMGTTFVAATISDGKVTVMNIGDSRLYYGNQELTQITVDHSYVEELIHAGIMEREEGRFHPKKNVITRALGTVMATPDFFEFDAKDGYLLLCSDGLSNMISDEELKELLLEHSQIANKVNQMITRANEYGGKDNISLVIVDLKR
- the rlmN gene encoding 23S rRNA (adenine(2503)-C(2))-methyltransferase RlmN translates to MDLKSMTLQEMQEYMESIGEKKFRAKQIYEWFHKHLALSLDEMNNVPKKLKEKIEQTQEIYGVKPVDCFISKIDGTRKYLFELYDGNIIESVLMKYKHGNSVCISSQAGCRMGCKFCASTLGGLDRNLTPSEMLSQIYYIQRDTEERVSNVVMMGTGEPMDNYDNVLRFLELITSEDGLNISQRNITISTCGIVPKIKELAQKHLQITLAISLHSPNDEMRRGLMPIAMKYSIDELLDACHYYFKETNRRMTFEYSLVAGVNDQPVHAEELAGRLKGFPCHVNLIPVNPIKERDFKQSMPKSVMEFKKILEKNRVNVTIRREMGADINAACGQLRRKKLQSRL
- the rsmB gene encoding 16S rRNA (cytosine(967)-C(5))-methyltransferase RsmB; translation: MQNPRECALDVLIKVDKKEELSHIAISNVLEKYQFSEKRDRAFFTRLVEGTLERQITIDYVADQFSKTKIRKCKPLIRALLRMGIYQILYMDQVPDSAACNEAVKLAKKRGFSRLSGFVNGVLRNISRKKDEIQYPSREKNLETYLSVAYSIPEWIIKFFQKTYDNETVEKIIASYLEERKTTLCCLISKGGKEAVRKELEAEGVTVEDGSLIENAVQISDYDFLYRLKAFREGSCYVQDESSMLCAKLASVQKEQFVMDLCSAPGGKSLYVADQLKGSGRVLSRDLTEYKTDLIEDNIDRVGFTNMESEVFDARVLDEEHIEAADIVIADVPCSGLGIMGKKNDIKYHISEEGMKDLVKLQREILANAVQYVKHGGTLIYSTCTINPAENEENFRWILDHFDFEAVDITKELPKDLKIETAQEGFIQLLPGIHPCDGFFIGKLRRK
- a CDS encoding thiamine diphosphokinase, yielding MRVLILTGGTVEENFAKDYISKWNPDQVITADKGLLYAKRLNIKPDIILGDFDSCNKDIMQEFSTDKKIIVPCEKDDTDTGLAIQKAIETGADEILMIGGTGTRLDHVMGNFGQLFYAHSKGVKAELVDANNRIRVLNHEDTISKKDQFGKYVSLIPIYEARGVTLTGFKYPLKDHTLVFEQSLAISNELEAEEGIISFSEGKLLLIESRD